The Desulfobacterales bacterium genomic sequence TTGGGACAACGGTTCCTCGCAGTAATGAATGACTTCCCCGGTTTCGTAGTCAGTAATTTTCTCGAAATAGCTATCATTGTCTCTGTCAATTACTCTTTGCCGGTGGACAAGTTTGTCTCTGCTGTGGGAATGATCCGGAGCCGAGAGCTCCTCAACGAATGGTCGATTTTCGTCTGGGCGCTTTGCCTTCGATCTATATCCATCGCGGACTACGATGGTTTCGGTGATAGAAACACTATAGTTGCGTTTTGTACTTCCGCATTTAGTACATGGGACGCGGCCTTGCGGAGTGTCACCACTATCGTCGATTGGAGTTTCGCAATCTGCACATTCAGTTGTTTCGTGAGACTCAGTCATTCTGGCTATCAGTGGTGATGGTCGTGATCGTCAAGGAACAGCTCATGGTATTCTTTTTCCTGCAGATGGGTACGCATGAGTGTGGAAAGCAGGTCGACCACCTGTTCTATCTCATAATCATCAAGACGCGGAATGAGGGTGCCAAGCAGTTGCTTGCGGCTGAACAGGTTGAGAAAAAGGGCCAGCGAACGTTCATCGGTTATGCGATCTAAGCCAAAACAGATCTCGTCTGCAGGTATGGACGATTTTTCGGTCACAGTCAGCCTTTGAGGATTTTCCACCAGACTTTACGACTGCGTGGCCCATCGTATTCACAGAAAAAAATACGCTGCCAGGTGCCGAGCCGTATCCGGCCGTTTTCAATAAACACAGGGGCGGAACTGCCGGTCAATGTGGTCAGCATGTGGGAGGGCGAGTTGCCCTCCCGGTGCCTGTATGGATAGTCTTCGGGGATAATCCGGCCAAAGACCCCGATCAGGTCGCTCTGAACAGCCGGATCGGCGCCCTCGTTGATGGTGATTCCCGCGGTGGTGTGCGGGTTATAGACCACCAGCAGGCCGTCGCTTACGCCGCTGTCGTCAACCGCCTGCTGGAGTTGTGTCGTGATATCGACAAACTCCATGTGGGCGGAGGTGGAAACGGCAAATTGACCCGAAGGCATATGGCTAGCCCTTAATTCTGCAGCTGCCAGTGGCCGTTTTCATCACGGCAGGCCGTGGTGTATGTCTTATCCATCTTGCCGTCGATCACCGCATCAATCTCTGCTTTACGACAGACCCTGCTTGTCGTTGGATCGGTATACGCCGGTTGCGGGGTGACATTGTACTG encodes the following:
- a CDS encoding secondary thiamine-phosphate synthase enzyme YjbQ; translated protein: MPSGQFAVSTSAHMEFVDITTQLQQAVDDSGVSDGLLVVYNPHTTAGITINEGADPAVQSDLIGVFGRIIPEDYPYRHREGNSPSHMLTTLTGSSAPVFIENGRIRLGTWQRIFFCEYDGPRSRKVWWKILKG